The following are encoded together in the Mastacembelus armatus chromosome 6, fMasArm1.2, whole genome shotgun sequence genome:
- the fjx1 gene encoding four-jointed box protein 1 — MRVVSANLFALLFLCALASVFYVWSALENRLERHTRRLSVPGGRSFHQGLPADISAKTFRALLAVPAAQRPHLGGAHKAQNLTDQTVSAGSPDYHLNGYNKRSGRREGPVKLGSPVEDGIFWSEWLEDLLPVGFTEEYARTWRERARTCRIVKLEPGCGRISNQLATFADGTKACVRYGINADQVQGETLTYYLATLLDITNLPPLTLSQLNRDSEQWTAVRTRIDDLQWSDRAVVSLTEWISNLTGVVTPAPLRQESSGLHPVLEELRNKTTAELLELMQWTDLIVFDYLTANFDRLVSNLFSLQWDSRVMERDTNNLLKTPHGDLVFIDNEAGLVHGFRVLNMWEKYHNTVLSSVCVFRKRTTQRVTELHRRRDSRKRLLELYRDSEPLSLELGFLSDEHAGVLQDRIDRLYKHILHCKGKYIQL; from the coding sequence ATGAGGGTTGTTTCAGCAAACTTGTTCGCTCTGCTCTTCCTTTGCGCCCTTGCAAGTGTTTTCTACGTATGGAGCGCTCTGGAAAACCGTTTGGAGCGACACACGCGGAGGTTGTCAGTACCAGGCGGAAGGTCTTTTCACCAAGGTCTGCCAGCGGATATCTCCGCCAAAACTTTCCGGGCATTGCTCGCTGTTCCAGCGGCACAAAGACCGCACTTGGGGGGCGCACACAAGGCTCAGAACCTCACAGATCAAACTGTCTCTGCAGGAAGTCCAGATTATCATCTGAATGGGTATAACAAGAGGTCAGGGCGGCGGGAGGGTCCGGTCAAGTTAGGCTCCCCGGTGGAGGATGGGATATTTTGGAGTGAGTGGCTGGAAGATCTCCTCCCTGTGGGTTTCACGGAGGAATATGCTCGGACTTGGCGAGAGAGAGCGAGGACATGCCGGATAGTGAAGCTGGAGCCTGGATGCGGCAGGATATCCAATCAGCTCGCCACGTTTGCAGATGGGACCAAAGCGTGTGTGCGTTACGGGATAAACGCTGATCAGGTGCAAGGAGAAACTCTGACATATTATCTTGCCACTTTGTTAGACATCACCAACCTGCCTCCTCTAACACTGTCCCAGCTGAACAGAGACAGCGAGCAATGGACAGCTGTGCGGACACGCATAGATGATTTACAGTGGAGTGACCGAGCCGTGGTTTCTCTTACTGAGTGGATCTCCAACCTGACCGGGGTGGTCACACCTGCGCCGCTCAGACAGGAGAGCAGCGGGCTGCATCCTGTGCTTGAGGAGCTTCGGAACAAGACGACAGCAGAACTGCTGGAGCTAATGCAGTGGACCGACCTGATCGTATTCGACTACCTGACTGCAAACTTCGACAGACTCGTCAGCAATCTGTTCAGCCTGCAGTGGGACTCGCGCGTAATGGAGAGGGACACCAACAACCTCCTCAAAACACCACATGGGGATCTTGTATTCATCGACAACGAGGCTGGACTTGTGCACGGGTTTCGGGTCTTAAACATGTGGGAGAAATATCATAATACAGTGCTAAGCTCCGTCTGTGTGTTCAGAAAAAGGACCACGCAGCGCGTGACAGAGCTGCACAGGCGCAGAGACTCCAGGAAAAGGCTGCTGGAGCTCTACAGAGACAGCGAGCCTTTGTCTCTGGAATTAGGATTTCTCTCAGACGAGCACGCTGGTGTTCTCCAAGACAGGATAGACAGattatacaaacacattttgcattGTAAAGGCAAGTACATCCAGCTGTGA